A segment of the Camelus bactrianus isolate YW-2024 breed Bactrian camel chromosome 22, ASM4877302v1, whole genome shotgun sequence genome:
TGGATGAAAAGAACCTCAAGACTGAAAGGGGGCTCCCCTCATCCTCCCAGTCCCTTGGGGAAGGGGGATTGGTTGCCCCTGTCTTTCCAAAGTGAGGTCTGCCAGCCAGCAGCCCAGCCAGACCTAACAAGGTGCTCGCCTACCCTTGCCCTGGGTGTGCTCAGTGTCTGCCAGTGTCTGCCTGGCACTAGTCCAAGGCTAGTGTCCAGAGCTGGGCCTGCCTGTGCATCTACCATGCCAGACACTCACCTTTTTTCTCCTCTCAGGAGCGGCACCATGGATTCCTTCAAGGTGGTGCTGGAGGGGCCAGCACCTTGGGGCTTCCGGCTGCAGGGGGGCAAGGACTTCAATGTGCCCCTCTCCATCTCTCGGGTGAGCCTAGGTTGAGGGAGGGGTTCCCCCTAGGAGTCTTTAGGTGCTCACACCTCCAGAGGGTGAGGGGAAGAGTCTGAGCAGGAGTGAGCCAGGGCTAATAGGCCAGGAGGTGTCCAGGTCCGGTAATGTCATGGGCACCTGCTACAAGAACTCCCAACTAGGTAGATATTGGGAGAGGAGCACCCACACTTTCCCAACTCTGTACTGTACCTGATGCCATTCCACAAAGCTCCGGGGGCCACCTCAGAGGCCCAGGGTGATGCCCATTCTGCACGAAGGGAGCCTGAGGTCTCCAGGAAGTGTCTAAGCTGCTTGAGGGAGCAGTGCTTGGAGCTGGGCTCCAGGCAGGGTGATCTGACTGCAGGATCTCACTTCACTTCATTGCCACCCAGGGAATAGCAGCTGTCATCCTGTTTTTCCAGATGAAGTAACTAAGGACTCAGAGGTGAAGGGGCTCATTCCGCCATTCCATGACCAAGCAGGGActggaattcaggcacagggatggcCTGCAGTTTTTGTGGGTAGGAGGGCGAGTGTCTCTCCCCAGCCTATGTGAGGACCTTCGTCCCATCCACTGGTCCCATTCAGTGGCCTTTAACCCTAAGGAGGGGTTGGGCCGGGGCTCTTGGGCTCTGACTTCAGCTCCTGAGAGCCTGTCCGGGTGGGGGTGGAGCTGGGGGCTGGCTCCTCCCTGTGGCGGGGGATTGCCTTATAAGCCCAAGAATGCAGCCCCACGCTGGGATGGCCAACTGGTGGCTGGAGTCTGCAGAGCTGAAAAAGACTGGCCTAGACCTGGACCCCTGAACCCCATCAGTGGCCCCTCAGCTGATCACCACTGGGCTGTGGCTCCAGCTGTCGAGTCAGTTATGGGACACAGAACAAACTGCCTGCCCCGAGAGGGCGAGGCcagtcctggggctggtgcctTTGACTGTGGCCTGGGGGtcaggagggggtggggactTCCTGCCCCCATATCCTCTTGTCAATAGAGGCCCACCCAGGCTCCTGGTGGGCAGGCAGCTATTGGCAGGAAGCCCAGGGCAAGCAAAGCCTGGAGGGGGCCAAAGCGTTGTCCAGGCACAGCCCAGCTTGAGGGGGCCCCCAAGGCGGAGTCTGTCAGAGTTGGGCTTGGCCAGGGCAGGCAGTCACTATTCCCAGGGACCGGTCCACAGGGTTCCCTGGAAACTGCTCTACCAGCAGGGTAGCTAAGGACAGTGGTCCCCCACCACGTACACCCACCCTGTACACAGTCCTCAAGCCTGGCCAGCCCTGAAAGCCTGTCCTATACCCTGCTCCCTAGCAAGTGCTGGCCAGTGTGGCGGGGGAGCCCGAGGCCTTGACtggcctctgagcctcagtttcttcattggtGGAGAGAGGCAGCAAGGAAGCCTGGGGGATGGACTTTCAGATGTGGCCTGTAGGGGGCAGTAGGAGCCCAGGCTTGCTTGTCAGCAGTCCCAGCGTGTGGGTGGGGCCACCAGTGGAGCCCAGCCCTGGAGTTGGACCCAGGCTCTGGTGGGTGGATGTGTGGGGTGGTCTTTTCTGAGCTGGGCgggcctcctccctctcccctgaccccagcttggatggaggagggaggggctagGGCTGGCtgtgggcccaggcctgggagaTGAGGTAACGTCTGGGACTTGGGGGTTGGGCTGCTCAGTGGAGCCCTCAGGCTgactcaccccccaccccatgcagTGTCCAGCCCCCTGGCTTTTCCCCTCCTTGGTCCCTTGGGCCTCCTTGCTTCTCTCTCCAGACCTCCCCCCCACCAGCTCtcttctgcctctgtctccaccTCCCTGACCACTCCCTTGTCCCTCCTGTGCTTCCTGTCCTCCTCACCCCTGGGAAGGAAGTggtccccagctccccaccccatctccgGGAGCCAGCTGCTCTTGCCCACCCCAGACTCCCACCTCAGGCTTAGCCCATGCCTCCCAGGAGCCAGCCGGGTGGGTAGGGAGTGGCTGAACCAGGTTTCCCTTCTACTGACTCATcgtgaccttgagtaagtcactTCCCCTCAAGGGTGTTGCCTCCCCATTCCTATTGTAAGGGGCTGGGTTGAACTAGAGGTAATTTGGGTATCCAAGCCCCAAACCCAGCCAGGTGGTCAGGGAGTCTTTCTAGCCAGAGGGCTGACTTCTGAATGAGGCCCCAGCCCTCAGCAGATGGGACCTCTTACAGCAGAGCCTTAGGGTCAGGGTCCTGGCCCTGCCTCTTGAGTTGCCAGCTGGGCGAGttgaggcaagttacttaacctctgtttTCCCCTGTGTAAAATGGGTATATTTGCAGACTCTTCTCCACAGGGTTGTTGGAGGACTCAGCATGTGGCAGTGCTAGGTACTCAATAAACCTTAAGTTCCTGTTCTTACTATTTAGCAGATGAAGGAAGGGCCACCCAGCTCTCTTACCCTTCTAACCTCCCAAACATGAAAAAGAGCCATTAAGCCCAGCTCTCCCTTCTTGCCCTAGTGCCATCAGTCTCTGCGTCTGGTCCCGCTACCATCTCTCTGGAACCTCTTACCCCCTCTCTCCCTAACTCAACTCAGTCTGTGCATCGGGCCACCTGAGGAACCTCCTGGGGCCACAGGCAGCCTGTACCCTGCACACCTCCCCAGCATGGGAGTGTGAATCTGCCTTCCAGCACTCCCCCACAAGCCTGCTCAATGCCAGGCCCCTTTCCAGCTGACCGGACAGCCCAGTGGGCTTAGACTTATCAACAGCAGCCTCCCACTCCTCCCCATCTTCCTGCTACTAGGCTAGAAGGCTGGGAGGGCCCAGCTGGGTTCTTCAGGGTCACCTCAGTCAGGCCTTAAATATCCAAACCCGGGCCTCAACACTGCTAGTGGTTCCCCCTAACCTCAGGGCCAAGTCCTGGTTCCTTCCAGCATTTGAGGTCTTCATAAACGGACTCTCTTACACCCTAGgcagcctatcccaccctccttTCACCAAAGCCCACCACTTCCCAGAAGTCATCCCTGGTGGTTTCAGCTCATGCTGGTAGTGACCATTCCTTCCAGCCTCCTGTTGCTCCTCATTTGCCACAGGAACCAGGGATTTGCAGCCCAGAACCTAAAGGATGGTGAGGGGAAGGTGATGTGGCAATCAAGGGCTTGGGGGGGGTAACACCCATATTTATAGTCTGAAGCCCCAGCTGACACCTGAGGCCTCATTCAGGCACTAATCACAGGGAACCTAGAGGTGATGGGACCTGGTAGATCCTAGGTCCTAGTAGATCCCTGCAGATAACCCTAGGACAGGGTGCTAGGAGTATCAGAGGTCAATGAGAGCACCCAGCAGTGGTCAGGGAGGAACTTGCCACATGTGCAAGCCAGAGGCCGTGTTTAGTGGATGCAAGAGCCCAGCGGGGGCCTCAGAAGGCGGCTGTTGAAGCTGAGAAGCTTGGGTTTTAGCCTGAGGGTGGCTGTGTGTTGATGTCCTAGCAGTTTCTGGACTGTGGGGAGGGTCCATGGAGGTGAACAAAGAACTAAGGGTAATTGGGGTGATGGTGAAGCTCAGGtgagccccaccccctcccagatGACTTTAGTATCCAGCAGCTGCCCGGAAGTAGGTTTCTGCGAGTGGGGCAGCTTAGGAAAGGCAGGGTTGGCTACTGTTGGCCAGAGTTTGGTCTGCAGTCTTGGGCCTCCATAACCCTCCATCTCTCCATAGCTCACTCCTGGAGGTAAAGCTGCGCAGGCTGGTGTGGCGGTGGGCGACTGGGTGCTGAGCATAGATGGAGAGAATGCGGGGGGCCTCACACACATTGAAGCTCAGAACAAGATACGTGCCTGTGGGGAGCACCTCAGCTTGGGTCTTAGCAGGTATGCGGGCACTGAGCCGGCCTGGTGGGTGGGGGAGCCCTTGGGCCTGGCCCACCAtcaccccttccccttctcctctagGGCCCAGCCCGCGCAAAGCAAACCGCAGAAGGTAGGTGATGGGCTGAGGACGTCTGGGCTGCAGGCAGGGTGGGATTGGATGTCCGGGTTGACCTGCCCTCCCTGGTGCAGCCTCGGTACCTTCATTCCTAGCCGAGAGTAGAGGGCGGAGACCCTAGCTGGGGAGTCTGGGAGTTGGGCCAGGGGCTGCCGCACGCACGGCCAGGGCACCACACGCATGTTTGCctgtctgtccgtctgcctgcctgcctcctgccgGCCTATGCTGCAAGCCGGCCTATGCTGCAAGCCGCACTCGTCTGCCCTCGGGCTGCGTGGGCTGAGATCATCGCTCCCTAATGGGCCCCTTGAAACCCAAGTCACCCCTCTCCCCGTAGCCTTAGACCAgatgtgtgggggtggggctggagcgcCTCTGTCCTCTCCGCGCCTGGGGGTGGGGCGCCCCATTCTGGCCAGGCCCCGTCCCCGCCCTCCCTGCCCGCTCTGTCTCCGCCCAGGCCCTGGCCCCCGCCGCGGACCCCCCGCGGTACACCTTTGCACCCAGCGCCTCCCTCAACAAGACGGCCCGGCCCTTTGGGGCGCCCCCGCCCGCTGACAGCACCCCGCAGCAGAATGGGTACGTCCGTCCTGCCCGCCCACCGCCCACCGCCCACCGCCCACGCCGTCTGTCCACGGCCCCATGCCAGCCCGCTGCCCGCTGCTGCGCCGTCTGCGCTGCGCCCCAGCCGGGCCGGAACGTGCGGCAGCGACCCCTggcggccgggggcgggggctgcAGGCACAGGGCCCCTCCGACGGTGTGGCTCCTGCCCCGGCTCTGCCCTCCTGGGGGCTCTGAACGAGGCAGCGTCCCCCGCTGGTGGCCCGGGGTTGGGGTGTGGTGTCGGGCCATCTGAGCCCCAGACACTCAGTGCAGCCTTGCCCCTGGCTATTCTGACCCCTTGCCAtctttcttcctctgtgtctGTCCCTTTGTCCtttatctgtccatctgtctattTCCTTCACAGGTGCAGACCCCTGACAAGTCAGTGAGCCCCCTCTGCctgtccctctcttccttccttttgcaCTCTGGGCAGTGGCCCCTCCCCGCCCTGGCTGCCCTCCTCTCACCTTgactgccctcctcccctctcacttacctgcccacccccagcaggGCCCTGGCCTTGCCCTTCCCCACTCTCCCCTCGCCATAGCCCACATGTACCCAATCCGGGGAGGGGCTGCCCCCGCTGCCCACCCCCAGCATGAGTTTCTGAGCCGACCCCTCCCCACAGACAGCCGCTCCGACCGCTGGTCCCAGATGCCAGCAAGCAGCGGCTGATGGAGGACACGGAGGACTGGCGGCCGAGGCCTGGGACAGGCCAGTCCCGTTCTTTCCGCATCCTTGCCCACCTCACGGGCACCGAGTTCAGTAAGtgccagcccagggcagggcgGACTCTCCTTCTGGCCCCCAGCCCGGGCCTGGCTCCAGCACCCTGGGACCCTCTgccagagcccagggctggggtggccctctctcttctcttggtCAATGCCTGCCTCTGCCCTCTCAGTGCAAGACCCGGATGAGGAGCACCTGAAGAAATCAAGGTAACAGGACGAGCTCCAGCCCTTCTTTctcacctcctgcctctcccatTCCAGCCACCGCCCTGTGTCTGCTCCTGGCTGTCCCTAGCCAGGCTCTTCcattccccttccctccttcctaccttcctctctccttttctcccttccgtctctctttccttccacttcctcctccttctctctctgcccctcagggAAAAGtatgtcctggagctgcagaGCCCACGCTACACCCGCCTCCGGGACTGGCACCACCAGCGCTCTGCCCACGTGCTCAACGTGCAGTCCTAGCCTGGCCGTCGCCGGCCGGctgccctctctgcctctctctttctgttcctccGCCTAGGGCACCCCCCCTTCGGTGCCTCCAGCTTCTGCCTACCTCACCCACTGCTTTCCTGCCCCTGGAGTGAGCCTCCTGCTGGCCTGGCCCTAGCCACCCTCCTGGCCCAGGGCCCGGCTCCATCTGACactgccttccctctgccctATGGTACTGCTCTCTGCCAGGTCTGTGCCGGCTTAAGcatgaaaataaacattctcagccctgctttctctgcctctgtcttctatCTTTGTGGGCTTGGTTTGTGTTGGGGATGTTAGATTGGTTTAGATCCAATGTGGGCCCTGTCACTCTGGGTCTCAGTGGATGGGGGTACCTAGCAAAGGGGGCCCAGCCATCAGAAAGAGCCCCAAGAGCTGTCCCAGAAGCAAGAGCCATGCTCCATCTCCTAGTCTTGTGCAACAGACCAGCCAGCTGGAACCTGGCTAACAGAAGCCGCCCTACCCATCCCTACCCCAGTGGGACCTGGAGTCCCACCCAGCAGCTCTTGTGCACCCAGGCATCTCCCATGGGGCCAGCAGGACCATGGTTGGGGGGTGGGGCCATGCCAGGAGCCTCCGCCGTGCAGGGCCTTGAATGGCAGATCTTGCAGCCAGGTGCCCAGGACagaagccccagccccagcctcagctACACCCCAGGAACCCTGGCCTGGTGAGAGAGAGTGGGCTTGGGCCTGGGGAAGGGTGGGTAACTTCCAGGGGCATGTTAAGGGGGGTGGGCCCCTCCAAGCTGCCCTGGGCTCTCCCTGCTTTCCTGTGGGGTCCCCCTGGAGCCACTTTCCTGGCCTCGGCAGGCcctaccacccccagccccaccagccgCCCACCCTGGGCTGTGGACCCTGCATTTGCTGAACGCTACGCCCCGGACAAGACCAGCACGGTGCTGACCCGGCACACCCAGCCAGCCACACCCACGCCTCTGCAGAACCGCACCTCCATTGTGCAGGCAGCTGCCGGAGGGGGCCCTGGAGGCGTCGGTGGCAGCAACGGC
Coding sequences within it:
- the PDLIM7 gene encoding PDZ and LIM domain protein 7 isoform X5, yielding MRGASHTLKLRTRYVPVGSTSAWVLAGPSPRKANRRRCRPLTSQQPLRPLVPDASKQRLMEDTEDWRPRPGTGQSRSFRILAHLTGTEFMQDPDEEHLKKSSQVPRTEAPAPASATPQEPWPGPTTPSPTSRPPWAVDPAFAERYAPDKTSTVLTRHTQPATPTPLQNRTSIVQAAAGGGPGGVGGSNGKTPVCHQCHKVIRGRYLVALGHAYHPEEFVCSQCGKVLEEGGFFEEKGAIFCPPCYDVRYAPSCAKCKKKITGEIMHALKMTWHVHCFTCAACKTPIRNRAFYMEEGAPYCERDYEKMFGTKCRGCDFKIDAGDRFLEALGFSWHDTCFVCAICQINLEGKTFYSKKDKPLCKSHAFSHV
- the PDLIM7 gene encoding PDZ and LIM domain protein 7 isoform X4; protein product: MDSFKVVLEGPAPWGFRLQGGKDFNVPLSISRLTPGGKAAQAGVAVGDWVLSIDGENAGGLTHIEAQNKIRACGEHLSLGLSRAQPAQSKPQKALAPAADPPRYTFAPSASLNKTARPFGAPPPADSTPQQNGQPLRPLVPDASKQRLMEDTEDWRPRPGTGQSRSFRILAHLTGTEFMQDPDEEHLKKSREKYVLELQSPRYTRLRDWHHQRSAHVLNVQS
- the PDLIM7 gene encoding PDZ and LIM domain protein 7 isoform X1, yielding MDSFKVVLEGPAPWGFRLQGGKDFNVPLSISRLTPGGKAAQAGVAVGDWVLSIDGENAGGLTHIEAQNKIRACGEHLSLGLSRAQPAQSKPQKALAPAADPPRYTFAPSASLNKTARPFGAPPPADSTPQQNGCRPLTSQQPLRPLVPDASKQRLMEDTEDWRPRPGTGQSRSFRILAHLTGTEFMQDPDEEHLKKSSQVPRTEAPAPASATPQEPWPGPTTPSPTSRPPWAVDPAFAERYAPDKTSTVLTRHTQPATPTPLQNRTSIVQAAAGGGPGGVGGSNGKTPVCHQCHKVIRGRYLVALGHAYHPEEFVCSQCGKVLEEGGFFEEKGAIFCPPCYDVRYAPSCAKCKKKITGEIMHALKMTWHVHCFTCAACKTPIRNRAFYMEEGAPYCERDYEKMFGTKCRGCDFKIDAGDRFLEALGFSWHDTCFVCAICQINLEGKTFYSKKDKPLCKSHAFSHV
- the PDLIM7 gene encoding PDZ and LIM domain protein 7 isoform X2 translates to MDSFKVVLEGPAPWGFRLQGGKDFNVPLSISRLTPGGKAAQAGVAVGDWVLSIDGENAGGLTHIEAQNKIRACGEHLSLGLSRAQPAQSKPQKALAPAADPPRYTFAPSASLNKTARPFGAPPPADSTPQQNGQPLRPLVPDASKQRLMEDTEDWRPRPGTGQSRSFRILAHLTGTEFMQDPDEEHLKKSSQVPRTEAPAPASATPQEPWPGPTTPSPTSRPPWAVDPAFAERYAPDKTSTVLTRHTQPATPTPLQNRTSIVQAAAGGGPGGVGGSNGKTPVCHQCHKVIRGRYLVALGHAYHPEEFVCSQCGKVLEEGGFFEEKGAIFCPPCYDVRYAPSCAKCKKKITGEIMHALKMTWHVHCFTCAACKTPIRNRAFYMEEGAPYCERDYEKMFGTKCRGCDFKIDAGDRFLEALGFSWHDTCFVCAICQINLEGKTFYSKKDKPLCKSHAFSHV
- the PDLIM7 gene encoding PDZ and LIM domain protein 7 isoform X3, with amino-acid sequence MDSFKVVLEGPAPWGFRLQGGKDFNVPLSISRLTPGGKAAQAGVAVGDWVLSIDGENAGGLTHIEAQNKIRACGEHLSLGLSRAQPAQSKPQKVQTPDKQPLRPLVPDASKQRLMEDTEDWRPRPGTGQSRSFRILAHLTGTEFMQDPDEEHLKKSSQVPRTEAPAPASATPQEPWPGPTTPSPTSRPPWAVDPAFAERYAPDKTSTVLTRHTQPATPTPLQNRTSIVQAAAGGGPGGVGGSNGKTPVCHQCHKVIRGRYLVALGHAYHPEEFVCSQCGKVLEEGGFFEEKGAIFCPPCYDVRYAPSCAKCKKKITGEIMHALKMTWHVHCFTCAACKTPIRNRAFYMEEGAPYCERDYEKMFGTKCRGCDFKIDAGDRFLEALGFSWHDTCFVCAICQINLEGKTFYSKKDKPLCKSHAFSHV